In Mytilus trossulus isolate FHL-02 chromosome 10, PNRI_Mtr1.1.1.hap1, whole genome shotgun sequence, the DNA window tggcccctaaacaaatttatactagtccagtgataatgaacgccatactaatttctaaattgtacacaagacacgaaaattaaaataatacaagactaacaaaggccagaggctcctgacttgggacaggcgcaaaaatgcggcggggttaaacatgtttgtgagatctcaaccctccccctatacctctattcaatgtagaaaagtaaacgcataacaatacgtacattaaaattcagttcaagagaagtccgagtctgatgtcagaagatgtaaccaaagaaaataaacaaaatgacaataatacataaataacaacagattactagcagttaactgacatgccagctccagacttcaattaatctgactgaaagattatgatttcatcatatgaacatcaggcacaatccttaccgttaggggtttagtatcataacatatatgagaagaacataacccgtgtcatgccaacaactgtttttagaataaatgtgtttagttccgatgcaaagaccttatcagtgactcaatattaacgctaaaatatgcaatctttaatgacttcacaacagtatcgtaattatatcccttcttaataagtctattcaaaggttttgtaagtttctgaggtgaatactgacacctttgtgctttataaagaatattttcataaaaaattggatgtgaaatacccgAACGTattagaagtctgcatgttgagctatatttaagaatgatgtctttataccgatgataaaatttagtaaatgattTTACCACATTTCCTTTGGAATGTACATGTTCGATGCAATATGTTGATTTGTCAACCAGTAATACTTGTACTTACAGGTTACAATATGTTGACgtctttattaacatttttcCGGTTTCAATGTTTCTTATcgcatttaattttattatgtcgtatatttcctttttgaaaattttaaagatttctatctttgtttcttttttgtttgaaaccTAATGTGCCttatatatggaaaaaaatataactgttaTCAGGGTATTTATGTCAGAATATTTTTATCTGCTATTTTATAGccagttattaaattttctatcTGTAGAATGTGTCTATCTATTTGAAGATAAAGTAATAGCTTATATATTTCTTGCCAGTAAGTATTATTATACGggcatgtaataaaaaaatgtttatagttttcaatttctttgcaaaaaatacaagaattgtttttttaatactttccACTGAACTAGCAATTCATTGTATTGAAGGATGAAGTGgagttatttctatttaaacattttaaatttgttgttatctaggtaattaaatataaaatcaagaGTGCTTTTgaattctatatttaaattttcttcaaaGATTCTTTCCCACTTTAGAAAACATACAGGTTTTTCTTGTTTATGCGGGACAAATAGtattgaatatatttctttattactCATTTCTTGATGAATATTATGATTGAGTAGTATTTGCagaatttttgtattctttatatttacttttgttttaaatgagcTTTCTTGCTTTAAAATATTCTGCCAATGTTTTGGAATAGCTTTCTTTAATAACGATAATGCTAGAATCCAATCAcgtttatcttttattttggttaatattttattttttgatatataacatTTTTCATCAAGTATGTAATTTACATACAAAATATTCTGTTCAATCCATTTAGTAAATAATAAGTATTTTCCTTTTGTTTGTATGTTATGATTACCCCATAAAATCTGCTTTCTTATGTCTAGAAATGTTTGTGGGGTCTTTGTCTGTCATCCCTTAACATTAATCCAAGTTTTAATCAATTGCTGATAGAACTCAAGaagagatttaaatatttttttgtctattatattaacatttttaatgttcatttgaaatatcaaaaggtttttaccaaatttgttTAAGTAAACTTGGGGTATGCTTGACCAATTTTCACCagaattttgtttaagttttaaaatccaGCGTGATTGAAGTGGTTTGAGATACAGATCTATATCGATCATTTTTAACCTACCTTCTAAATAGTCTTTACAAAGGGTTGCACGTTTAATTTGATCTTTTTCCCCAttccatataaaattatatactagagttttaaacttttgtattaTTTCCTTTGGGATGTACATGTTTGATGCAATATAGgttaaatttggaaaaaataatgattttactaCTTCTATTTTACCTATTAatgttaaatttcttttcttccagtttgatataattttttcacatttttttagctgtttATCAGTGTTTAGTTTTTGACCGTCTTGATTGTTATAACCAAATTTTAAAGTGAAGCCAAGACTTTTAATGTTATCTGTTTTCCAATTTATGCTTTCAAATTTATCTCTGCTATGTTTAAGTTTTCCTAACCAAAATCCTTCtgttttatttctgttaaaTTGTAATCCTGATAAACTTCCAAAAGTTTCAATTATATTCATTGCTAAACTAACATCTTTTGGTGATTTAAGAAATAGTGTTGTATCATCTGCAAATTGCCATATTTTTAGTGAGCAGTTTCTACCATCTAATTTCACCTCTAAGCCTTTGAGATTATTATCTTGTCTTAGTTTAATTGCCATAATTTCAACTACTAATACGAAGTCCAACATTGGACATCCTTGTCGAATTCCgcgaaaaatattaaaactgcTGGACACCCAACCATTGTTGAGTATACAACCTTTTATGTCTGTGTACATTGTTTGAATCCATCTTATGAAACTacttttaaaaccaaattttacTAAGGTTTCTGACATAAAGTTCCGTTCAAGGGAGTCAAATGCCTtggaaaaatcaacaaaaagtaTTGCTCCATCTACTTTAAATTTCTCTGAGTAATCAATTATATCTTGTATTTGTCTAATATTCAAGCCTAtgtatctattttttatataacctttttagtcagtatgaattatttttgttaaaacttgTTTTAATCTTTGAGCTAGTTCATAAGCTAACAATTTTACATCATAATTTAACGAGTTATTAGACgataattatttaaagaaagtggatcttcttttttatatattggtgctccgtttttttttgtgaagttGACAATTCTCCTTTTTTATGGCCAAAATTGAATACTGATAcaattaaatcttttattttttccaaacattttcTGCAAAATTCAACATTAAGTCCATCTAGACCAGGGCCCGTATGCATAAAGCTACTTAAGTTAAGATTTTCCTTAGTAAACACTTAAGTTAAGGAAACTCCGCCCTTTTTATCTAAGTCGTATGCATAAACAATCTTAAACTAAGTATTTCCTTAGTAAAATCTTAGTTGGTTTAAGCCCCTCTCCCAAAACTTAAGTGGTATGCATAAAACTCATTAAACTTAGAAAACACCTAAGATCCTACTTAAGTTTAAGGCAGCTATGGAGGTACCTTAAAGTTCAAGAAATTTGATTAACATCAGTTATAAGTGTGTGGtatgtcaaaaaatattttacttcaaCATCATTAATTGCAGGATATTAAATAGTTATATTGCCAATATGTATATTCATCATACATAAAAGGGGGGATACAAGGATACTTATGTTATTTCATCCAgtctttgtttttcatattcCCCCGATGGAACAACATAATACTGAGAATAGAGTTCACTATTTTGGCACCCATTGAATGCATGCTTATGTCTTTTCTTTCATTCCCTTTGTTcatgttttctatataaataaactcatactTTATGTTGttcaaatacaatatgtttcaCATCGCTCGGTATCGGTTGTTAGCAGGAAGAAGGGCTATGAGAAGGGAACGTGTCTTTAGAGATAGAACAAATCCGCTAGATCTGTACGATGATCTGGAATTAGTAGAGAGATTTCGTTTTGATAGGCAAACTATTCTGCAGATTACTGATTTGTTACAAGAAGATTTAGAGAGTTCTACACTTCGCAACCATGCAATACCTCCAGTCCTGAAGGTTTTTATTGCACTTAGATTTTATGCTAGTGGGTCCTTTCAGAACATTATTGCTGATACCTTCAATATTGACCAGGCAACTGTTTCTAGAACAATTCACTCAGTTTCGAACGCATTAGTCAGAAGAGCCCCTAAATTCATTAAATTTCCAAGTGGTCAAGTAATAGAGGAGAATAAGGTTAAATTTTACGCAGTTGCTAATTTTCCCAATGTTTTAGGACTGATTGACGGCACACATGTTCGGATTATTGCTCCTTCGCAGCATGAAGAGCAATTTGTCAATAGGAAATGTTACCACTCAATTAATGTCCAAGTAATAGTTAATTCAGACTCTCAGTTCATTAACATTGTAGCGAAATGGCCTGGGAGTTCCCATGACTCTAGAGTTTTGAAAGAGAGTAGAGTATTTATGCAACTCGAACAATCCAATCATGGCGCTTATTTACTTGGTGACAGTGGATATCCGTGCAAAAAGTTTTTGTTGACGCCATATCTTCACCCACAAACTAGACAAGAAATCCGCTTCAACAGGTCACATAAGGTGACAAGATGTGCTGTTGAACGAACAATTGGTCAATGGATGAGACGCTTTCATTGTCTGTAAAGCGAGATAAGGCTTTCTCCAGCAACTACATGTAAAGTTATTATTTCGTGTGGAGTGCTGCATAACATAGCCAAGAAAAACAACAACCCCCTTAATGGAGTTGATTTGGATGATGTTCTGGATGATGACATGGAagaagttgaaaatcgaatgggCGGAAATGGTTTCCATATCAGGAAAAGTGTTACTGAGCTTCATTTTTGAAAGTAAGTCCTTGAATGTTTTTGTCTATTAAATAATCAATTGAAACGTCAAAATCACAAAAGTGGAAATCAATGTGTGTTCcaatattgaaaaattcaatcaaacttAAAATCATTACAGTCCGGTTTCACACTTTGTTGCTTGAACTATATATATTCACTGTGCAATCACATTGATGCAAAATCAGTGACTGTCGACTTCCGTTTGGCAAATACTAGTATAAGCcctatttttatgatttgtctGTAAAAACAAGTTTGTATAGATTGACTTTGCAATTTAACGTAAGCAAATAACCAATAAAAGAATAAAGAGATGTgtcgtttctcgtttctcgttttttatatagattagaccgttggttttcccgtttgaatggttttacactagtaattttggggccctttatagcttctTTTTCgttgtgagtcaaggctccgtgttgaaggccatacattgacctataatgatttactttcataaatttttatttggatggagagtggtctcattggcactcacaccacatcttcctatgtctattaactatgacaaaaaaaaatcaagtgtaTTGTAGGCTTTACAAATATGTACtttaattgagaaaactaacggtttgatttataacaaaagaatttacgaaaaacaaataagacatGTACAGACATGGtcaaacgataaccactgaattacatgctcctgacttgagacacaCATTACGAATGtagcatacatgtatttgatttaattataaCCCACACACATAACATACCGAAAGTACaattaccccgattttgttttttgtccatggatttatgagttttgaacagcggtatactactgttgcctttatataccGAAGCCGTttacgttaaaaaaaaaccaatgtagCAAATAGTGGAATTTAATTATGTCAGTTCAGTACTTCAACATCAATACcatatgttttcatttcaaaagaGA includes these proteins:
- the LOC134687665 gene encoding putative nuclease HARBI1; translated protein: MFHIARYRLLAGRRAMRRERVFRDRTNPLDLYDDLELVERFRFDRQTILQITDLLQEDLESSTLRNHAIPPVLKVFIALRFYASGSFQNIIADTFNIDQATVSRTIHSVSNALVRRAPKFIKFPSGQVIEENKVKFYAVANFPNVLGLIDGTHVRIIAPSQHEEQFVNRKCYHSINVQVIVNSDSQFINIVAKWPGSSHDSRVLKESRVFMQLEQSNHGAYLLGDSGYPCKKFLLTPYLHPQTRQEIRFNRSHKVTRCAVERTIGQWMRRFHCL